ATTATTATCTGATATCatagtaaaaaataattatgaacctTGATCAAtattatcttaaaataattaaatttttaattaatatgtagTTTACACATAATATGTGATTTAACGTAGGCATACAATCAACTTAGCCTTGtcaaatttttcattgtttttacaaaatttatcgAAAACTAATCcatgtaaaaaattaataattgtgTTCAGAacatatatgaaaaataaataggtTGATCAGCAAATTTGGCATGGCTGCAAAATCTGTTAGTTCAGCACTCAACCGTTTCATTCAAACTACCATTGTCACTGAAAATCTCCTTCCCGCCCATTCAAAATCCGTTACAACCActattttctctcttcttgaaGCTGGTCACCTCAAGAAAGCGGTTTCTACCCTCTTTGCTTCTCCATTTCCCTTCCCTTTTCCTCTCTATGGTCGCCTTTTCCAGCTTTGTGCTAAAAATAACGCCATTGTTGAAACTCGTAAGGTCGAGTCGCATTTGGTTACTTACTTTGATCCTCCACCAACTTTTTTGCTTAATCGGGCTATTGAAACTTATGGTAAATGTGGGTCTTTGAGGGATGCACGTGAGCTGTTCGATGAAATGCCTAACAGAGATGGAGGTAGTTGGAATGCCCTTATAACTGCATACTCGCAAAAGGGTTCCATGGAAACTTTATCACTATTTTTGAGGATGAATCGATCTGGGTGGTCCCCTAATGAGGTATCTTTTGCTAGTGTTCTTGGGTCTTTTGGAGTTGTTTTGGGATTGTGTTTTACGAGGGCTATTCATGGGTTTATATTGAAGCTTGGATTGGGTTCGAATGTGATCTTAGCTAGTGCTTTAGTTGATGTGTATGGGAAGTGTGATGACATTGTTGATGCTCAAAGGATTTTCGATGAGATTGATTGTCCGAATGATGTTTCATGGAATGTGATTGCAAGACGATATTTGGAGGTGGGTAATGACAGAGAAGCGATTACTATGTTATTTGGTAGTATTCAAGCTGGTGTAAAGCCATTGACGTTTACTTTCTGTACTGCTCTTATCGCGTGTTCTGCAAGGCGGGGCTTTTTAGAGGGAGTTCAAATACATGGTGTTGTGATTAAGTGTAAATATGAAAGTGATGCTGAAATTGCTAACTCACTCATTGATATGTACATGAAATGCAATGATGTTGTGAGTGCTAGGAAGATATTCAATAAGCTTTGTGTTAAAGATATATGTTTGTGGACTTGTATGGCTTCGGGATACGCAAAGGCTGGAAGACTTAAAGAAGCTCAGTCACTTTTCGATGAGATGCCTGAACGAAACATCATCTCTTGGAATGCGATGTTGGCCGGTTATGTACACTTAGGCCAATGGGAGGAAGCCCTGAATTTTATTTTCACGATGTGTCATGAAATCAACCAAATGAATGCAATAACCTATAACCTAGTTCTAAAGGTTTCTACTGCACTCTCAGACATAGAGTTTGGTAAACAAGTTCATGCGTGCATCTACCGACATGGATTCGCATTTGATCTATTTGTTAGCAATGCACTCATTGACATGTATGGAAAATGTGGCGGGTTAAGAAATGCTAAAACTTGTTTTCGTAACATAACTGGTCGGAGAGACACGATATCATGGAACTCCTTGTTGACATCTTTGGCCCGGCATCACTTGAGTGAAGATGTTATTTATATGTTCAGCGAGATGCTGAAGGAAACAAGTCCCAATGAACATACATTTGCAATTCTTCTTTCAACTTGTGCTAACAAATTAGCACTAAAGCAAGGGAAAGAAGTGCATTGTTTTATGATAAGGAATTGCTATGAGATAGACGATTTTGCCTTACATTCTTTGCTTAACATGTACTCTAAATGTCGACATCTTGAGTAGATGTGTATATTGATACAACTGATGCACATTAGGTACTCCAATGCCTAGACGAACGTATGTCAGGATCGATACACTGAATGAATGTTCTCTGTTTTCTTTACTCTTTCTCGTGATTCCGAGCTTGTAAATTCTCTGTTTACTAACTAATACTGTTTCTGCATATGCAGGAAAATGGAAGGAATGAGCTCTGTTGGCCCACTCAAAATCTCTTACCAACTTCCTCAACTACACCATGCTGTGATTTGAGTGGTAATATGGTGTCATGGCAAAGCCATATTCAACAAACTATCAGTTAAGGTACATCATTTTAGATCAAGATTCTGATACTATAATCTGAGTTTACCACATTCACTGATTACATTTGGATTTCTAGtagataaaagataaaattcTTCTTCTATGTTCACTTTTGGTTAAATATGAGTCTGTTATGAATGGGCTATGATATTTGGtgaagaacaataaacaaaCTAATGCAAAGAAAACACTACAAAAACAGAGCACAACAATGGAAGACTCAAAACACACaatatgaggtatctaatgatacctcccctcaaacaaagtatcttatcattaatatactcaacaataAATTAAGGATTTACCTTACAAGCTTCAAGAACACACTCTCAAAGCAAAAGATTCAACCTTGATGTCAATCTCCCTCAAATACTATAATACAAGTGGAGAAAACTCTCTTGGCTAAAACTAGTTATCTCTCACTATTAGGCTCTCACATAAACCCTAATAAACTCCTAAGACCCCTTATATAGTCCTAAGACATGTTTGGGAGCCTTAAGACCAATGGCTTAAAGCCCACAAAAATCGGACATAAAACAGAAAACATTCTGTTTCTTCGCTGCATACCGTTCGATCGAGCAGGGAgggctcgaccggtcgagcgacaTCACTGATCCTACTGCCTTGCTCCTGCGTTAAGGCTCGATCGAGCCTCATACACTCGATGGGTTGAGCAGCCTTCAAACCCTCCTAATCTTCGTGCCTTGCCTTCACTAAGACACCCCAGATCATCATCATTAATCACTTCATTAAGTGACCCAAACCTTAGCACTCCATATCCCATGGCGCACTCCATAACACTCTCAAGTGTGCAATACATGGCATGAGTTACAAGGTGCTcaaaatcatcatcaataaGGTGGGAATTGGCTCTTGATTCAACAGAGTCATTTAAAAGTTATTGCTATGGGAAAGATACATCCAAAATAAATAGTATATAAAACTTGGTAAGCTTGTCATAGTGACACCCATTTTGTTGGGTATAATGCTGGATTATTTTTGAAATCCTTTAAGGTATGAGTCAGTCCCTTCCCAAAAGTTATTGTGAGGGAATGTTTTGGTATGGTAAGAGATTCAGATTTGTCAAAGAGGTTTTAAATCAATGCCCGGAAATCTTCTGTTCTAGCTTGGTTTCAAAACATGTTTTCTGAAGACAGAAAAAACGTAGGAACTGGGAAAAGGAAATCGAAAAAGTTTTCAGCTACTTGGTCATATCAGAAGGTATAAGGGTTGTGACAAGTCAAAGATAAAGGAATGTCGGTAAACTTGTATTTTTAAAGTCTCGGCTTAATTTTGAGTAAGAAGGTTTAGATGCTTATGCTGGAGATTTTAGTTTACGAGATTGAGCGTTAGAACAGCTAACGCCTAAGAGGTATGTTATGAATACGGGCACATAAATTGGAAAATGGAGATGGGATGAGGAAGTAGAACAAAGCCACAAGAAACTCAAAGCATACACAAGTGAAAAACAAGCTAGAGTCAAACACATAATCACCACCATCGTCACACTTGCTCATCAACAATGACCATCATCAAAATCACAATGCGTTTCCATCACTTGGCCGGGCCCTCATCTTCATTTTTTGGAGCTCTTTCTTCTTTACATCCCACTTTTTGAAAGTAGTTGCCACTTGCAACTTCTCAATTGGAATTTCCCTCTTTCATCATGGTTgctttcttcatcttcactaaACATCTCAATTTCAGAAGATCTTTGTTCGTCTTATAGCAAGTACATTAAATATGATCCGTCTTGTGGCAATGGTAGCATGTCTTATCTCCATATCCAACCCTTGCTTTCTTGAATCCAATTTTCTCTTCAATACCGTCCTTGGATGCTTTTCATCACCAAGGTTCACCAATGCTACTACACTTAGTAGCCTCCTCCAAATTCTCAACCTTCAACAACAAAGACTATATCACTGTCTTTGCTTTTCCACCATTGTTACTAAGTTCTCCTTCTCCTTTGAGAACTCCATGAACAAACTCCAATGGCTTCGACAAGCCCTATGGGCATATGACCACTTCTACCATCCCTCTCTTATCCAACTTTCTCCAATTCACCACTCTTAATACACCAAGGATCACCAATTTCGCTCTAATATCAATTGTTGTGAATATAGACACACAAATTGGATAGCGGATATGGGTATGAGGAAGAAGAACAAAGCTCACTAGACGCACAAAGCATACACAAATGCAAACTCAAGCAAGAGGCAAGTGTTTAATGGTGTTGATGCAAGAACCAAATCACCCATTGGTGTGGACGTGGATGAAGATGCAAGAGAGGCCACATTCCATTAGCATGAAGCAAGAGAAGTGACAAATAGGGATTAAACAGAGGTGCATCGAGTGTGCAACACATGCCTTGCTCAAGCAAGAAAGTAACAAAATCGGGAGATGGCTCGATCGATGTTAGATACTTGTTTTTCGTGCTTCCTATGTGCAATTCTTTTGGGATTCCTATGTGTTGTTCCTTTGACCTTTGTAAGTCATAAAGGGGGTTTTTTTGGGTGAGAAGATGAACAAGGAAGAGTGTAAGAAAGCTTAGTGTTTGTTGAACCTTGTGAGAGACATTTTCTTGTATGAGAGAAACTTCATTGGAGCTCTCGTAAGCTCTAGAAAGTGAGCATTTTGTGAGTTTATCCTtcattgtaattgttgaattccaattaagaatacaaattattgtatgtggGGGAGGGTACCTCAAGGTATCGTTAAATCTTGTGTTTTTTCTCTTGTTCTTGCTTAGTTTAGTGTGTGTTctagttttttatgttttcttttattttcataatttttctcttCCATTGAGTGTCCAAATTTACGACAATTGGTACCTTACTGTATCCCATCCAAAATTAAAGATTTATATTACTTAATGAATTCGACAAATTACATTAAGACGCTCAATACCCAAGCTCACCCTCTAAAGCTAAATTGCATTCACAAAAAGTTTCCTCACTACAAACGCTCTTGCATTCTCTTTAAGAATTCAACAATCTATATACATGTGTTTGCTTACTATCCCATGCTCTTCTCTGACCCAAAGGACCCCCTTTTTAAAGGCTAAAGGGGTCAAAGCAAACCAACAAAGATATCCCCAAGATGATCACGCATGCGAAGCATAGAAAATTATGACCTTTTGTGAGCAATATGCAATTTTGCCCAATTGAGCCACCTTGACTCCGTCGAGCAATCGATAGTTCGAGCACCATTCACAAAAGTTCTTGCTCCATTCTCTCCGCATTTGATCTCTCTTCCTTCCTCAACATTGCTCTCCTTTATGCAACCTAGAAGATGCCAAGTGCCCAAATCCACCATCATCAATGGATGAATTTGATTTGACTCAATAAGGTAAGTAATAATGCTAGTGAATTGTAAGACATCAAACGTTTCGCTTTGCTTTTAGCACTCCTCAATAGTAGGATTCAAAAAGTAAGactgaatttgaatttaaaacctTGTAATCTTATCAATAAACTTATTAACTCTTATCATCTCttcacttatttttttcatttcatttaattttattttagtttagtttttaaataCAAGTTAACTAACCATTTTTTACTAACATGGGCAAAACCATAAGGACATATATAGGGAGTATATTACTCAAACAAGACTatgtatta
This Amaranthus tricolor cultivar Red isolate AtriRed21 chromosome 13, ASM2621246v1, whole genome shotgun sequence DNA region includes the following protein-coding sequences:
- the LOC130797959 gene encoding pentatricopeptide repeat-containing protein At3g26540, which codes for MAAKSVSSALNRFIQTTIVTENLLPAHSKSVTTTIFSLLEAGHLKKAVSTLFASPFPFPFPLYGRLFQLCAKNNAIVETRKVESHLVTYFDPPPTFLLNRAIETYGKCGSLRDARELFDEMPNRDGGSWNALITAYSQKGSMETLSLFLRMNRSGWSPNEVSFASVLGSFGVVLGLCFTRAIHGFILKLGLGSNVILASALVDVYGKCDDIVDAQRIFDEIDCPNDVSWNVIARRYLEVGNDREAITMLFGSIQAGVKPLTFTFCTALIACSARRGFLEGVQIHGVVIKCKYESDAEIANSLIDMYMKCNDVVSARKIFNKLCVKDICLWTCMASGYAKAGRLKEAQSLFDEMPERNIISWNAMLAGYVHLGQWEEALNFIFTMCHEINQMNAITYNLVLKVSTALSDIEFGKQVHACIYRHGFAFDLFVSNALIDMYGKCGGLRNAKTCFRNITGRRDTISWNSLLTSLARHHLSEDVIYMFSEMLKETSPNEHTFAILLSTCANKLALKQGKEVHCFMIRNCYEIDDFALHSLLNMYSKCRHLE